From Etheostoma cragini isolate CJK2018 chromosome 10, CSU_Ecrag_1.0, whole genome shotgun sequence, the proteins below share one genomic window:
- the rab41 gene encoding ras-related protein Rab-41 isoform X2, which produces MSTTTGGGEFGNPLRKFKLVFLGEQSVGKTSLITRFMYDSFDNTYQATIGIDFLSKTMYLEDRTIRLQLWDTAGQERFRSLIPSYIRDSAAAVVVYDIANLNSFQQTSKWIDDVRTERGSDVIIMLVGNKTDLADKRQVSVEAAERKARELNVMYIETSAKAGYNVKQLFRRVAAALPGMDSTPEKSKEDMIDIKLEKQPEMTVTESSCSC; this is translated from the exons ATGTCAACTACGACCGGCGGCGGAGAGTTTGGCAACCCTCTACGAAAGTTCAAGCTCGTCTTTCTGGGCGAACAGAGTG TTGGGAAGACCTCACTCATCACCAGGTTTATGTATGACAGTTTCGACAACACTTATCAG GCAACCATTGGCATTGACTTTTTGTCAAAAACCATGTACCTAGAAGATCGCACG ATTCGGCTGCAGCTCTGGGATACAGCCGGACAGGAGCGTTTCCGCAGCCTCATCCCCAGTTACATCCGCGACTCAGCCGCTGCTGTGGTGGTTTATGACATAGCCA ATCTTAATTCATTCCAGCAAACCTCAAAGTGGATTGATGATGTtagaacagagagaggaagtgatgtcaTTATCATGCTTGTTGGGAACAAAACAGACTTGGCGGATAAAAG GCAAGTTTCTGTTGAGGCGGCAGAGAGGAAAGCTCGTGAGCTCAATGTGATGTACATAGAGACCAGTGCCAAGGCTGGCTATAACGTCAAACAG CTGTTCCGTCGTGTTGCTGCTGCATTGCCTGGGATGGATAGCACACCAGAGAAAAGCAAAGAGGACA TGATCGACATCAAACTGGAAAAACAGCCAGAGATGACTGTCACCGAGAGCAGCTGCTCCTGCTAG
- the rab41 gene encoding ras-related protein Rab-41 isoform X4 — protein MSTTTGGGEFGNPLRKFKLVFLGEQSVGKTSLITRFMYDSFDNTYQATIGIDFLSKTMYLEDRTIRLQLWDTAGQERFRSLIPSYIRDSAAAVVVYDIANLNSFQQTSKWIDDVRTERGSDVIIMLVGNKTDLADKRQITTEEGEQRAKELNVMFIETSAKTGYNVKQLFRRVAAALPGMDSTPEKSKEDMIDIKLEKQPEMTVTESSCSC, from the exons ATGTCAACTACGACCGGCGGCGGAGAGTTTGGCAACCCTCTACGAAAGTTCAAGCTCGTCTTTCTGGGCGAACAGAGTG TTGGGAAGACCTCACTCATCACCAGGTTTATGTATGACAGTTTCGACAACACTTATCAG GCAACCATTGGCATTGACTTTTTGTCAAAAACCATGTACCTAGAAGATCGCACG ATTCGGCTGCAGCTCTGGGATACAGCCGGACAGGAGCGTTTCCGCAGCCTCATCCCCAGTTACATCCGCGACTCAGCCGCTGCTGTGGTGGTTTATGACATAGCCA ATCTTAATTCATTCCAGCAAACCTCAAAGTGGATTGATGATGTtagaacagagagaggaagtgatgtcaTTATCATGCTTGTTGGGAACAAAACAGACTTGGCGGATAAAAG ACAGATCACCACGGAGGAGGGTGAGCAGAGAGCTAAGGAACTGAATGTCATGTTCATTGAAACCAGCGCAAAGACTGGCTACAATGTCAAACAG CTGTTCCGTCGTGTTGCTGCTGCATTGCCTGGGATGGATAGCACACCAGAGAAAAGCAAAGAGGACA TGATCGACATCAAACTGGAAAAACAGCCAGAGATGACTGTCACCGAGAGCAGCTGCTCCTGCTAG
- the rab41 gene encoding ras-related protein Rab-41 isoform X3, with product MSTTTGGGEFGNPLRKFKLVFLGEQSVGKTSLITRFMYDSFDNTYQATIGIDFLSKTMYLEDRTVRLQLWDTAGQERFRSLIPSYIRDSTIAVVVYDITNLNSFQQTSKWIDDVRTERGSDVIIMLVGNKTDLADKRQITTEEGEQRAKELNVMFIETSAKTGYNVKQLFRRVAAALPGMDSTPEKSKEDMIDIKLEKQPEMTVTESSCSC from the exons ATGTCAACTACGACCGGCGGCGGAGAGTTTGGCAACCCTCTACGAAAGTTCAAGCTCGTCTTTCTGGGCGAACAGAGTG TTGGGAAGACCTCACTCATCACCAGGTTTATGTATGACAGTTTCGACAACACTTATCAG GCAACCATTGGCATTGACTTTTTGTCAAAAACCATGTACCTAGAAGATCGCACG GTCCGGCTCCAGCTTTGGGACACTGCTGGACAGGAGCGTTTTCGTAGCCTAATTCCCAGCTACATCCGTGACTCTACCATTGCCGTGGTTGTTTATGACATCACCA ATCTTAATTCATTCCAGCAAACCTCAAAGTGGATTGATGATGTtagaacagagagaggaagtgatgtcaTTATCATGCTTGTTGGGAACAAAACAGACTTGGCGGATAAAAG ACAGATCACCACGGAGGAGGGTGAGCAGAGAGCTAAGGAACTGAATGTCATGTTCATTGAAACCAGCGCAAAGACTGGCTACAATGTCAAACAG CTGTTCCGTCGTGTTGCTGCTGCATTGCCTGGGATGGATAGCACACCAGAGAAAAGCAAAGAGGACA TGATCGACATCAAACTGGAAAAACAGCCAGAGATGACTGTCACCGAGAGCAGCTGCTCCTGCTAG
- the rab41 gene encoding ras-related protein Rab-41 isoform X1, which translates to MSTTTGGGEFGNPLRKFKLVFLGEQSVGKTSLITRFMYDSFDNTYQATIGIDFLSKTMYLEDRTVRLQLWDTAGQERFRSLIPSYIRDSTIAVVVYDITNLNSFQQTSKWIDDVRTERGSDVIIMLVGNKTDLADKRQVSVEAAERKARELNVMYIETSAKAGYNVKQLFRRVAAALPGMDSTPEKSKEDMIDIKLEKQPEMTVTESSCSC; encoded by the exons ATGTCAACTACGACCGGCGGCGGAGAGTTTGGCAACCCTCTACGAAAGTTCAAGCTCGTCTTTCTGGGCGAACAGAGTG TTGGGAAGACCTCACTCATCACCAGGTTTATGTATGACAGTTTCGACAACACTTATCAG GCAACCATTGGCATTGACTTTTTGTCAAAAACCATGTACCTAGAAGATCGCACG GTCCGGCTCCAGCTTTGGGACACTGCTGGACAGGAGCGTTTTCGTAGCCTAATTCCCAGCTACATCCGTGACTCTACCATTGCCGTGGTTGTTTATGACATCACCA ATCTTAATTCATTCCAGCAAACCTCAAAGTGGATTGATGATGTtagaacagagagaggaagtgatgtcaTTATCATGCTTGTTGGGAACAAAACAGACTTGGCGGATAAAAG GCAAGTTTCTGTTGAGGCGGCAGAGAGGAAAGCTCGTGAGCTCAATGTGATGTACATAGAGACCAGTGCCAAGGCTGGCTATAACGTCAAACAG CTGTTCCGTCGTGTTGCTGCTGCATTGCCTGGGATGGATAGCACACCAGAGAAAAGCAAAGAGGACA TGATCGACATCAAACTGGAAAAACAGCCAGAGATGACTGTCACCGAGAGCAGCTGCTCCTGCTAG
- the inppl1b gene encoding inositol polyphosphate phosphatase-like 1b, translating to MATAAWYHRDISRVHAEDLLARAGRDGSYLVRDSESVPGAYALCLLFQRHVHTYRILPDADGLLAVQTTQGVQVNCFRTLEDLVLGYQHPHKGLVTPLLYAVPRDTDTGEESSDDEKPPVVPVIVNTVPGPPAKPAPHALFLDKLQELNTSSTSGELITLLNDYLFTELPLDIENVHKGATTLCHLRRTLGTACQGLNSEIELTLSSLETLAKVFDHPSCSLTHTKVQGSKMELDSLLCKISALVSLLSSLEKKVLKALQDAVTNHNLAVQSNPPPPEPTPTNVTSVKNHFRQLPVHSFQVKMVRYGRQTVSVDVDTGVLLFDRKAGSFGIERVSHDRILQIVKFQSSPAKVRMVVDSSNNTPREMTFESARKRDAFCQLLQLMKTRHSQLKEPDVISVFVGTWNMGGSPPPRSLQSWVTCCGLGHTPDDSTALLPHDIYALGTQENPQGEREWTEQIKATLRSYTHIDFKQVAVQSLWNIRLAVFVKPEHESRISHVNTASVKTGLGNTLGNKGAVGVSLLFNGTSFGFVNCHLTSGSEKVLRRNQNFVDILRLLSLGDKQLSAFDISLRFTHLLWCGDLNYRLDLDVQDILKHVSKREFEELMCADQLTRERHKRKSFLNFKEEKIAFPPTYRYERGSRDCYLWQKYKTSGVRVNVPSWCDRILWKSYPETHMICTAYGCTDDIFTSDHSPVFATFQVGVTSQFSSKTDTNSSMERAWIELEGIEAIVKTASKAKFFVEFHSSCLEETPRSNENDSQSWDVPRFLKLGWSFKQLPKLLPIRSDMEYLQEQHLLLSVKSCDGFESYGECCVALRSLTGASEQFETFLSHRGEEMGSIRGRVRVHVPKDRRVTREKTYDWFYFEKDDKSTVREHMSPASTRVPINRSLAAPPKRTPSSYTNPAYFIFEGVSVARRVEEALPQRRDPQVIWSGNEALQLPKISGRQGFDKRQCRRSDFTEIEIPAVLPQYTPSNDLHTPQTNSSYQLFPANNPSPIPPTSSTAMSQYQEQTSQPSDKYQGKKDAQDSILPEKNLRNLYMNHSAIIREKARRDQHQLLPERTNPSRAAKTQSAFPYIATHIAHSQVSVPWMVDQQPPGPTGDNSLTALQMAKSLSEVDFFPTEQRCSTILNQRPSYRNSPSMHGDRGYSWEKEVSVLQGAPETVRELLSALGLQKYTLGLSLNGWDDLDYFSGITEEDLCAAGVTNPSHRRRILENLPRNWN from the exons ATGGCCACGGCAGCATGGTATCATCGGGACATTAGCCGTGTGCATGCAGAGGACTTGCTGGCACGGGCAGGGAGGGATGGCAGCTACCTAGTGAGAGACAGTGAGTCTGTGCCAGGAGCATATGCATTGTGCCTGCT GTTCCAACGTCACGTTCACACCTATCGAATTCTTCCCGATGCAGACGGCCTCCTAGCAGTTCAG ACAACACAGGGGGTGCAGGTAAACTGTTTCCGGACACTGGAGGACCTGGTGTTAGGGTACCAGCATCCACACAAGGGCCTGGTCACTCCTCTGCTCTATGCTGTTCCCCGTGATACAGACACCGGGGAGGAGAGCTCAG ATGATGAGAAGCCCCCCGTAGTTCCAGTCATTGTCAACACAGTGCCAGGACCACCAGCTAAACCAGCCCCTCATGCCCTATTCCTGGATAAGTTGCAGGAGCTTAACACATCCAG TACTTCTGGTGAGCTGATCACTCTACTCAATGACTATCTCTTCACTGAGCTGCCTCTTGACATTGAGAATGTGCACAAAGGCGCAACAACTCTCTGCCACCTAAGGCGCACTCTTGGTACTGCGTGCCAAGGTTTAAACAG TGAGATTGAGCTGACTCTCTCAAGTCTGGAAACCCTGGCCAAGGTCTTTGACCATCCTAGCTGCTCTTTAACACACACCAAAGTACAG GGCTCAAAGATGGAACTAGACAGCCTGTTGTGTAAGATTTCAGCTTTGGTCAGCCTCCTTTCTTCTTTGGAGAAAAAG GTATTAAAAGCATTACAAGATGCGGTGACGAATCACAATCTGGCAGTGCAGTCAAACCCACCCCCTCCTGAACCAACACCCACCAACGTTACATCTGTCAAGAACCATTTCAGACAGCTGCCAGTCCACTCCTTTCAG GTGAAGATGGTGAGGTATGGCAGACAGACGGTTTCTGTGGATGTGGACACAGGAGTGTTGCTCTTTGACAGGAAGGCTGGTTCATTCGGCATAGAGAGGGTCTCACATGACAGAA TTCTTCAGATTGTCAAGTTCCAGAGCAGTCCGGCCAAGGTACGCATGGTGGttgacagcagcaacaacacaccaCGGGAGATGACGTTTGAGAGTGCACGG AAACGTGACGCCTTCTGCCAACTCCTCCAGCTGATGAAAACCAGGCACTCTCAGCTGAAGGAACCTGACGTGATCTCTGTGTTTGTTGGCACCTGGAACATGG GTGGTTCCCCTCCTCCTCGCAGCCTACAGTCGTGGGTGACCTGCTGCGGTTTGGGCCACACCCCTGATGACTCGACCGCCTTGCTCCCTCATGACATCTATGCCTTGGGGACTCAGGAAAACCCTcagggggagagagaatggACAGAACAAATTAAAGCAACCCTTCGCAGCTACACTCACATCGATTTTAaacaa GTGGCAGTACAGTCCCTCTGGAATATAAGGCTGGCTGTGTTTGTGAAGCCGGAGCACGAAAGTCGCATCAGCCATGTGAACACAGCCAGTGTGAAGACTGGTTTGGGAAACACATTGG GAAACAAGGGAGCTGTTGGGGTCTCGCTCCTCTTCAATGGAACATCTTTTGGGTTTGTCAACTGCCACCTTACCTCTGGAAGTGAGAAAGTCCTGAG GAGGAACCAGAACTTTGTGGACATCCTGAGACTGCTTTCTCTGGGCGACAAACAGCTCAGTGCCTTCGACATCAGCCTGCGCTTCACCCATCTCTTATGGTGTGGAGACCTCAACTACAGACTCGACTTGGATGTACAG GACATACTAAAACATGTATCAAAGAGAGAGTTTGAGGAGCTCATGTGTGCAGACCAGCTGACCCGAGAGAGACACAAGAGGAAGTCCTTTCTCAATTTCA aggaagagaagattGCATTTCCACCCACCTATCGATATGAACGGGGCTCTAGAGACTGCTACCTGTGGCAAAAGTACAAGACTTCAGGA GTGCGAGTCAATGTTCCATCATGGTGTGATAGGATTCTGTGGAAGTCCTACCCAGAGACGCACATGATCTGCACTGCCTATG GCTGCACAGATGACATCTTCACAAGTGATCACTCACCTGTTTTTGCCACATTCCAAGTGGGAGTGACATCACAGTTCAGCTCCAAAACAG ATACAAATTCAAGCATGGAGAGGGCCTGGATAGAGCTCGAAGGCATCGAGGCCATTGTGAAGACGGCAAGCAAGGCAAAGTTCTTTGTTGAATTTCATTCGTCTTGCCTTGAAG AGACACCACGCTCAAATGAGAATGACTCGCAGAGCTGGGATGTTCCCAGGTTTCTCAAACTTGGCTGGTCCTTCAAACAACTGCCAAAG CTTCTTCCAATCAGGTCTGACATGGAGTATCTTCAGGAACAGCACCTGCTGTTGTCTGTCAAGTCATGTGACGGGTTTGAGTCATACG GTGAATGCTGTGTGGCTCTGCGTTCACTCACTGGTGCGTCGGAGcagtttgaaacatttttgagtCACCGAGGCGAGGAGATGGGCTCCATAAGAGGACGGGTCAGAGTTCATGTGCCCAAGGACAGACGAGTAACTAGGGAGAAGACCTACG ACTGGTTCTATTTTGAGAAAGATGATAAAAGTACAGTGAGGGAACACATGTCTCCTGCATCTACACGGGTTCCAATAAACAG GTCTTTGGCGGCTCCTCCCAAACGTACTCCAAGCAGCTATACCAATCCGGCCTACTTCATCTTTGAAGGTGTTTCAGTGGCACGCAGAGTGGAGGAGGCTCTCCCCCAGCGAAGGGACCCTCAGGTGATCTGGTCTGGAAATGAGGCCTTGCAGCTCCCAAAAATCTCAGGACGTCAGGGCTTTGACAAAAGACAGTGTCGCAGATCAGACTTTACAGAGATTGAAATTCCAGCCGTCCTGCCTCAGTACACTCCATCCAATGACCTTCATACACCCCAAACCAACTCTTCCTATCAGCTTTTTCCGGCCAACAACCCATCTCCCATACCTCCAACCTCAAGCACCGCCATGTCACAGTACCAGGAACAGACTTCACAACCCAGTGACAAATACCAAGGAAAAAAGGATGCTCAAGACTCTATACTGCCCGAGAAGAACCTGAGGAACTTGTATATGAATCACTCAGCGATCATCAGGGAAAAAGCCAGAAGGGATCAACATCAACTTCTCCCAGAAAGAACCAATCCTAGTCGGGCAGCCAAGACGCAGTCAGCTTTCCCCTACATCGCCACTCACATAGCACACTCTCAGGTCTCTGTTCCTTGGATGGTGGATCAGCAGCCCCCTGGACCTACAGGGGATAACTCCCTCACTGCTTTGCAAATGGCCAAATCCCTCAGCGAAGTGGACTTCTTCCCCACAGAGCAGAGATGCTCAACCATACTTAACCAGAGGCCAAGTTATAGAAATAGCCCCTCCATGCATGGAGATAGAGGCTACAGCTGGGAGAAAGAG GTGTCTGTCCTCCAAGGTGCACC